The Desulfobotulus mexicanus genomic interval GCCAACTGCAAACTCAATTCGGCCAAACCTTGAGTTTTTGCCATCATCGCAATATGCCAGAAAATCATGCTGATAACCTGCTGTATCCGATCGGATGCGAACTGTTTCCACACTATCTGGCAGAAGCCTTAAGGCATCTTTGAGAACCCTATCCTGTTGAAAACCTGCAGAAACATTGCCATCACGGAACTCAGAATAAAGTAAAAGCTTATGTTCAGCCCAAAATACATTGAAAGGCTGGTAAGCCTTAAACCCCTTGTAACAGTAAAGAGCTTCAGCCTTAAGCGTTTCAATTAAAGTGGCATCCATATCCAAAGTGGCTATTTTTTTCTCGCACTGCTTTTGAATAAAGGCAATGATATCTTTGTTTATCAGGATCAGGTCTCTCAAATTAGAGCTTGTTTCCGGTATTTTCGATTCCCCCATACGAGACTTATAAGTATTTGCAAATTCAGATAAATATCTGTGTATACTTGCTGGAGATGGCGTTACTCTTTTCCGTTCTTTACGCCAGCGAGTCTTTAAACGTCGGCGTTCTGAGCGGGGCACCCCGTGATTCTGCATTTTTTCTAAAATACACCGAAATCCCTCATCCTCTTCCAGGATTCTCATATCTTCGACGCTTTCACCACCAGCAAGATTCAGCATCATAAGTGAAATAATCACTTCGCTGTCTGTAAAACCCTGCTTTTTATTGGCTCCGATCTTCATATGTTTTTCAATAGAATCCCGCAGACCCATGGCATGTATCAGATCCAGATAAAGCGGAAGACCTCCCAGTGCTGTTAATCCTACGCCTCTTTTTTCTTCTTCGTACTTGAATGGAAGGATGCCTTGTGTCATAATTTTTAAAATCCCCGTTGGTGATAGTTTTTGTTCGCAACAAATACTCTATCATACTGTTTTTACAGTAACAACGGGGATTTTTATTTTTTTGATGAAAGATCGGGGACAGAAAAACAAGATGAAACTTTTTTTCAAAACAGCCTTTCCATGGCCTCTTCCACCGTCTTTACCCCTTCCAGCACCATACCCTCAGGTGCCTGCAAACGCCGGGCAGAAGAGACCGGAACCAGACAGCGGGAAAAACCCATCTTCAAAGCTTCACCCATGCGGGTCTCCAGATGACTCACGGCCCTCACCTCACCGGTAAGCCCCACCTCCCCCAGAACCACGGTTTTTCCGTCCACTGGCCTGTCCAGAAAACTCGATGCTAAAGCCGCCACCACACCCATATCCACAGCAGGCTCATCCACCCTTACCCCACCTGCCACATTCATAAAAATATCATGTCCGGCAAGATTCAGACCCACTTTTTTTTCAAGCACCGCTGCCAGCAGCGCCACCCGATTACTGTCAAGGCCTGCAATGGTACGGCGGGGGGAACCACCTCCAGCACCAGTCACCAGTGCCTGCAGCTCCACCAGAATGGGTCTTGAGCCTTCCATGCTGGTTGTGACCACGGAACCGGCGGCAGCTTCCGGTCTTTCCGCAAGAAAAACCGCCGAAGGATTGCCCACTTCCCGCAGCCCCACATCCTGCATTTCAAAAACCCCGATTTCATTGGTGGACCCGAATCGGTTTTTAACTGCCCTGAGTATGCGGAACACATGATTGCGATCCCCTTCAAAATACAGCACAGTATCCACCATATGTTCCAGCAGGCGGGGCCCGGCAATGGCACCATCCTTGGTGACATGACCCACCAACAGGGTGGGAATCCCACTTTTTTTTGCAAAAAGCATAAGTTTAAGGGTTGCTTCCCTGACCTGAGAAACGCTGCCTGGTGCCGAAGACAGGTCTGGGCTGAACATGGTCTGGATGGAGTCTATGACCAGCACATCGGGTTTACCTGCTTCCGCCAGATGCAGAACCCTTTCCACATCCGTTTCCGCAGCCACAAGAATCCCCGGCTTCACAGCCCCCAGGCGCTGGGAACGCAGACGGATCTGCCGGATGGACTCTTCACCGGAAACATAAAGAACCTCCCTGCCCTGTTCCGCAAGCCCCGCAAGGGTCTGCAGCATGAGGGTTGACTTTCCTATACCCGGATCTCCGCCGATGAGCACAAGGCTTCCGGAAACAAGCCCTCCTCCCAGCACCCGGTCCAGCTCAGCGATACCTGTTTCCGTACGATTTTCCGCATCCAGAGGGATGCTGTCCATGGGATAGACCTGAGGTTCATTGCCCTTGCGCACCGCTGCCAGAACCTCCCGCTCCTCCAGAAAACTGTCCCAGGCATCACATTCAGGGCAACGCCCCATCCACCTCGGAGCCCTGTGTCCGCAGGACTGGCAGACAAAAATACTCTTCTGATTTTTCTTCACCATTTGACCCCCGAAGCCAATCAGGATAGTGTTCTCTGCGGATTCGGCCTGATCCGTTCCGCCTTAAACCGTAGAAAGGATAAGTCCATGCTTGACTACCATGTCCATACCCCCCTGTGCAAGCACGCCACGGGCAGGCCTGCTGCCATGGTTCAGGCCGCCTTTGATGCAGGACTAAAAGAAATCGCCTTTCTCGATCACCTGACCCTGCCCCCACTGCCCACGAACCACAGCATGGCTGCCAAAGATATACCCTTTTATCTGAACTGCATCCGGGAACTGGCCGTTGCATGGGAGGGGAAAATCCGGGTGCTGGCCGGTCTTGAGATTGATTATCATCTGGAAAGCCTTGAAGAAATACTCCGTATTACCCAAAGCTATGATCTGGACATGGTGGCAGGTTCCGTTCACTTTGTTCAGGGATACAACATTGCCAGCCGAAGCCGGAGGAACTCATGGTCCCACCTGCCCCCTCTGCCCCTCTTCCATACCTATATCGATGCCATGGAAGCCATGGTGGAGGCGGATTTCTGCGATATTATCTGCCATCTTGATCTTATGGACAAATTCGCTCCGTCCCTGAGTCCTGAGGAGAGAAAAGAAACGGACAACCGGATGGAAAAACTGCTGGATGCCGTATCCCAAAAAAAACTTGTGGTGGAAATCAACGGCTCAGGCCTGGATCAGCCCATGGGAAGGCCCTATCCTTCGGACTTTCTACTGAGTGCCTGCAAAGCAAGAAATATCCCCGTCACCCTGGCCTCGGATGCCCACAGCCCTGATTCAGTGGGAAAGCATGCGGAAACACTCTTAGGCCATATCCGTGCCGCAGGATACAACAGCGTCACAGGCTTCTACAGACGCGAACCCCGGACAATGTCCATAACGTAACTACGATAAAGACCCGATAATAAACTCAAAGGAGAACCCATGTTCATACGATACATCCTTTTTCTTATGATGGCCCTGGCCCTTATGTTACCCGGCCAGAGGCTTTACGCTGAAAAATCCACCACCCTGCCTGCACCGCAGGATATTGAATTTATCCCGGTTCTGGACAGCCTCCTCAAAGAAGGCGTGGATGCTGCCCGGCTTGAAGCCCTCTTCTCCCATCCGGATATGCGCTTCAACCCGAATATACCTGCCCTTTTTTTCACGGTTCAGGACAGCCAGCTGGACTATGGACAGTTTTCAAGACC includes:
- a CDS encoding transposase: MTQGILPFKYEEEKRGVGLTALGGLPLYLDLIHAMGLRDSIEKHMKIGANKKQGFTDSEVIISLMMLNLAGGESVEDMRILEEDEGFRCILEKMQNHGVPRSERRRLKTRWRKERKRVTPSPASIHRYLSEFANTYKSRMGESKIPETSSNLRDLILINKDIIAFIQKQCEKKIATLDMDATLIETLKAEALYCYKGFKAYQPFNVFWAEHKLLLYSEFRDGNVSAGFQQDRVLKDALRLLPDSVETVRIRSDTAGYQHDFLAYCDDGKNSRFGRIEFAVG
- a CDS encoding histidinol-phosphatase; its protein translation is MLDYHVHTPLCKHATGRPAAMVQAAFDAGLKEIAFLDHLTLPPLPTNHSMAAKDIPFYLNCIRELAVAWEGKIRVLAGLEIDYHLESLEEILRITQSYDLDMVAGSVHFVQGYNIASRSRRNSWSHLPPLPLFHTYIDAMEAMVEADFCDIICHLDLMDKFAPSLSPEERKETDNRMEKLLDAVSQKKLVVEINGSGLDQPMGRPYPSDFLLSACKARNIPVTLASDAHSPDSVGKHAETLLGHIRAAGYNSVTGFYRREPRTMSIT
- the radA gene encoding DNA repair protein RadA; this encodes MVKKNQKSIFVCQSCGHRAPRWMGRCPECDAWDSFLEEREVLAAVRKGNEPQVYPMDSIPLDAENRTETGIAELDRVLGGGLVSGSLVLIGGDPGIGKSTLMLQTLAGLAEQGREVLYVSGEESIRQIRLRSQRLGAVKPGILVAAETDVERVLHLAEAGKPDVLVIDSIQTMFSPDLSSAPGSVSQVREATLKLMLFAKKSGIPTLLVGHVTKDGAIAGPRLLEHMVDTVLYFEGDRNHVFRILRAVKNRFGSTNEIGVFEMQDVGLREVGNPSAVFLAERPEAAAGSVVTTSMEGSRPILVELQALVTGAGGGSPRRTIAGLDSNRVALLAAVLEKKVGLNLAGHDIFMNVAGGVRVDEPAVDMGVVAALASSFLDRPVDGKTVVLGEVGLTGEVRAVSHLETRMGEALKMGFSRCLVPVSSARRLQAPEGMVLEGVKTVEEAMERLF